The proteins below are encoded in one region of Bremerella sp. P1:
- a CDS encoding phage holin family protein, whose amino-acid sequence MAHYTGSGGTDGGNMVMFWPGNLPEEADTMLENDPFSFAETMREEGKIIWFLCDGEGDFSVSVYVDEDPPADLRSFLEEEEHYPDVFVKGDTYFGGLEFMYREHNPLLEEFPDMCGNLEIPDGIYQGNVYRTNIPPAFSRTWLMQRMGTSRYRVLHWQQLLSKAAMLGLVGVLFAFFFLVWYIWLAAVGAVLLTFVAAVLLARSESCREAIVAIDEFTTLFPEYVVLLTSQPPEADQEPENEELAMPVG is encoded by the coding sequence ATGGCGCACTACACGGGAAGTGGCGGAACCGACGGCGGAAACATGGTCATGTTTTGGCCGGGGAACCTGCCTGAAGAAGCGGACACAATGCTCGAGAACGACCCGTTCTCGTTTGCGGAAACCATGCGCGAAGAGGGAAAGATCATCTGGTTTCTGTGCGACGGAGAGGGGGACTTCTCCGTGAGCGTCTATGTCGACGAAGACCCGCCGGCCGATCTGCGTAGTTTTCTGGAAGAAGAAGAGCACTACCCGGACGTCTTCGTGAAGGGGGATACCTACTTTGGCGGGCTCGAGTTCATGTACCGCGAGCACAACCCGCTGCTGGAAGAATTTCCCGATATGTGTGGAAATTTAGAGATTCCGGATGGCATTTACCAAGGAAACGTCTATCGAACGAATATCCCACCGGCGTTCAGCCGTACGTGGCTGATGCAGCGGATGGGGACGAGTCGCTACCGCGTACTGCATTGGCAGCAGCTATTGAGCAAAGCGGCCATGCTGGGGTTGGTGGGCGTGTTGTTCGCCTTCTTCTTCCTGGTCTGGTACATCTGGTTGGCCGCCGTGGGCGCGGTACTGCTGACCTTTGTCGCAGCCGTCCTTCTGGCTCGGTCTGAGTCGTGCCGGGAAGCGATCGTCGCCATCGACGAGTTCACCACGCTATTTCCTGAGTATGTCGTACTGCTCACATCGCAGCCGCCGGAAGCGGACCAAGAACCTGAGAACGAAGAACTGGCAATGCCGGTCGGATAG
- a CDS encoding glycosyltransferase family 4 protein, which translates to MKIVQLISGVGVNGAVIQCLRLAEGLAKRGHDVTLVGEWDSWIQSQLPGTNVKFRFSDLRRWPFHDLKAMAQWIEQQDIDIVHTHNTRGQIFGTLLKMFTKVPVVATAHHTKLHAYWMMKDFVIANSDHTRGIEINWNRVRPRNIETVRALIDHTPIPRNAEVLRDRWREENGFTQNDKVIGIVGDVCPRKNHLLLVKAMPEILRRVPNAKVAVIGNRCPRYMPKIDARLNELGLRDHFHFIDFQFDIPNMMRAIDLLVACPTQEAFGLTPPEAMAAFKPVVATRVGGLIESVVDGETGYLVPSKNAAALSAAVAKVLENDDLAEQMGVAGRARFLEMFDNYRNVIRHEEIYTDVARRVLRREVSKPVSLPKRTPASLPTAGVPPMVYHR; encoded by the coding sequence ATGAAGATCGTGCAACTTATATCCGGAGTCGGCGTTAACGGCGCCGTGATCCAGTGCCTCCGCCTGGCGGAAGGGCTCGCGAAACGTGGGCACGATGTCACCCTGGTCGGCGAATGGGATTCCTGGATTCAAAGCCAACTTCCTGGCACCAATGTCAAATTCCGATTCTCCGATCTACGACGCTGGCCTTTTCATGACCTGAAAGCGATGGCCCAGTGGATCGAACAGCAAGACATCGACATTGTCCATACGCACAACACCCGAGGTCAGATCTTCGGCACGCTGCTGAAGATGTTCACCAAGGTCCCGGTCGTGGCGACCGCCCATCACACGAAACTTCACGCCTATTGGATGATGAAGGATTTCGTGATCGCAAATTCAGATCATACCCGGGGCATCGAAATCAACTGGAATCGTGTCCGGCCTCGAAACATCGAGACAGTGCGGGCCCTGATCGACCACACTCCGATCCCAAGAAACGCAGAAGTACTTCGTGATCGCTGGCGTGAGGAAAACGGATTCACCCAAAACGACAAGGTGATCGGGATCGTCGGGGACGTTTGCCCGCGAAAGAATCACCTGCTGCTGGTCAAAGCCATGCCGGAAATCTTGCGGCGAGTCCCCAATGCCAAAGTAGCCGTCATTGGCAACCGTTGTCCACGCTACATGCCGAAGATCGATGCCCGGCTCAATGAGCTCGGCCTGCGAGACCATTTCCACTTTATCGACTTTCAATTCGATATCCCCAATATGATGCGGGCTATTGATCTGCTGGTGGCCTGTCCTACGCAGGAAGCATTCGGCCTGACACCTCCCGAAGCGATGGCCGCGTTCAAACCGGTTGTCGCCACACGCGTCGGTGGGCTCATCGAAAGTGTTGTCGACGGCGAGACCGGTTACCTGGTCCCTAGCAAGAATGCCGCTGCGTTGTCAGCGGCTGTTGCCAAAGTGCTGGAAAACGACGACTTGGCCGAGCAGATGGGTGTTGCCGGACGAGCTCGATTCCTCGAGATGTTCGACAACTATCGCAATGTGATCCGTCACGAAGAGATCTACACGGATGTCGCCCGGCGAGTCCTTCGCCGCGAAGTTTCCAAGCCTGTCTCGCTTCCCAAACGCACGCCGGCCTCGCTACCCACCGCCGGCGTACCGCCGATGGTCTATCACCGCTAA
- the rdgB gene encoding RdgB/HAM1 family non-canonical purine NTP pyrophosphatase has translation MSPRLSECHELIVATSNPHKVRELTRLLQPLGLPVLPLPQDADLQPVVEDGQTLLENARKKASGYARQLQRWVIADDTGLEVDALAGAPGVRSARYAGDDASMAMNLALLIEHMLDVPDDKRAARFVCHLCVAAPDGSVIIEGAGECRGRIGRQPIGEFGFGYDSVFLLAGKDHTLAELDEEHTAQAGHRGNAARSLIAAWQAS, from the coding sequence ATGTCACCACGTCTGAGCGAGTGCCACGAACTGATCGTCGCCACGTCGAACCCGCACAAGGTTCGCGAGTTGACCAGGCTGCTTCAGCCGCTCGGGCTTCCGGTCCTTCCCCTTCCTCAGGATGCGGATCTTCAGCCGGTCGTCGAAGATGGTCAGACGCTGCTGGAAAATGCCCGCAAGAAGGCCAGTGGCTATGCTCGCCAGCTTCAGCGGTGGGTAATCGCCGACGATACGGGCCTGGAAGTTGACGCCCTGGCCGGAGCCCCCGGCGTGCGTTCGGCCCGCTATGCCGGCGACGATGCGAGCATGGCCATGAACCTGGCACTTTTGATCGAACATATGCTCGACGTTCCCGATGATAAGCGTGCGGCACGGTTCGTCTGTCATCTATGTGTCGCCGCCCCTGACGGCAGCGTCATCATCGAAGGGGCAGGGGAGTGCCGCGGTCGAATCGGCCGGCAACCGATCGGTGAATTCGGGTTCGGCTACGACTCGGTCTTCCTCTTGGCGGGCAAGGACCACACGCTGGCCGAACTCGATGAAGAGCACACCGCCCAGGCAGGCCACCGCGGGAACGCCGCGCGATCGCTTATCGCCGCCTGGCAGGCTTCTTAG
- a CDS encoding Glu/Leu/Phe/Val family dehydrogenase: MNAPTNVDLFSGAIARLDKAFQFADIDAEALERLKHPKQILQVSVPVRMDDGSLKVFNGYRVRHDDTRGPTKGGLRYSPAVDISEVKALAFWMTFKCAVMNIPYGGAKGGICVNPKELSRMELERLSRGFIEQIADFIGPETDIPAPDMYTNAMIMGWMMDEYSKIHRRRTPGVITGKPIPLGGSQGREDATGRGAYYCIKELEKKRDWVPKNTRVAVQGFGNAGQSIAHLLHADGYQVVAVSDSRGGCYKPDGFDVPSLIQIKNESRRLQAVYCTGSVCQAIQADTITNEELLELDVDILIPAALENVITVSNADKIKAPVIIEVANGPVTGEADEILNEKEKLVVPDILANAGGVTVSYFEWVQNQQGFYWSLDEVQQKLHAMMVQEFNHVYDWMVEKKIDMRTAAYAVALSRIGAAISSLGTVQYFSDNDS; encoded by the coding sequence ATGAATGCCCCAACGAATGTCGATCTATTCTCCGGCGCGATCGCTCGTCTCGACAAAGCGTTTCAGTTTGCCGACATCGATGCCGAAGCGCTCGAACGCCTGAAACATCCCAAGCAGATCCTGCAAGTCTCAGTCCCTGTCCGCATGGACGATGGTTCGCTGAAGGTATTCAACGGCTACCGTGTTCGCCACGACGATACGCGTGGCCCAACCAAAGGCGGTCTGCGTTACTCCCCAGCTGTCGATATCTCGGAAGTCAAAGCGCTCGCGTTCTGGATGACCTTCAAGTGTGCCGTGATGAACATTCCTTACGGCGGCGCCAAAGGGGGCATCTGCGTGAACCCCAAAGAGCTTTCGCGGATGGAACTCGAGCGACTCTCGCGTGGGTTCATCGAACAGATCGCCGACTTCATCGGCCCCGAGACCGACATCCCTGCCCCGGACATGTACACCAATGCCATGATCATGGGCTGGATGATGGATGAGTACTCGAAGATCCATCGTCGCCGCACGCCTGGGGTGATCACCGGTAAGCCGATTCCGCTGGGCGGTAGCCAAGGCCGCGAAGACGCGACCGGACGTGGGGCTTACTACTGCATCAAGGAACTCGAAAAGAAGCGTGACTGGGTTCCCAAGAACACGCGTGTCGCGGTGCAAGGTTTCGGTAACGCCGGTCAATCGATTGCTCACCTGCTGCATGCCGACGGATACCAGGTGGTGGCCGTCAGTGATTCACGCGGCGGATGCTACAAGCCGGATGGATTCGATGTTCCCAGCTTGATTCAGATCAAGAACGAATCGCGGCGACTACAGGCCGTCTACTGCACCGGTTCGGTTTGCCAGGCGATCCAAGCCGATACGATTACCAATGAAGAGCTCTTGGAGTTGGATGTCGACATTCTCATTCCAGCCGCGCTGGAAAACGTGATCACCGTCTCCAACGCCGACAAGATCAAAGCCCCGGTAATTATCGAAGTGGCCAATGGTCCAGTCACCGGCGAAGCGGACGAGATCCTGAACGAAAAGGAAAAGCTGGTTGTCCCTGACATCCTGGCCAATGCCGGCGGTGTAACAGTCAGCTACTTCGAGTGGGTTCAGAATCAACAAGGGTTCTACTGGAGCCTGGATGAAGTCCAGCAAAAGCTGCACGCGATGATGGTCCAGGAATTCAACCACGTGTACGACTGGATGGTCGAAAAGAAGATCGATATGCGAACGGCCGCCTATGCGGTCGCCCTGTCGAGAATCGGTGCCGCGATCTCTTCGCTGGGTACCGTCCAGTATTTCTCTGACAACGATTCGTAA
- a CDS encoding DUF1295 domain-containing protein, producing the protein MDLTNLLLLNAGVIAGCMVSLWLLSLWLKDASIVDLFWGFGFVVISWVSLLNAPAPTSAAWVTTILVTLWGCRLAGYLSWRNIGKGEDSRYTEMREKPGRNFALFSLVVIFGLQGTIMWIVSLPLQVIPTLDASFTTLTPIGLLLWLVGVSFEAIGDYQLARFKSNPQNLGKVLDQGLWHYTRHPNYFGDFLVWCGYYVLAISFDASAWWTIIGPALMTFCLLWFSGVAHLEKRIQTRRPEYADYIRRTSSFFPWPPAPKEETNSYSSHSHSATS; encoded by the coding sequence ATGGACCTCACGAATCTACTTCTGCTCAACGCTGGCGTCATCGCAGGGTGCATGGTTTCCCTGTGGCTGCTCAGCCTATGGTTGAAGGATGCCAGTATCGTCGACCTCTTCTGGGGATTCGGCTTTGTGGTGATCTCGTGGGTCTCGCTGCTGAACGCTCCCGCCCCAACGTCTGCTGCCTGGGTGACAACCATTCTGGTCACCCTCTGGGGCTGCCGATTGGCCGGCTACCTCAGCTGGCGAAACATCGGCAAGGGAGAAGACTCTCGCTACACCGAGATGCGAGAGAAGCCCGGGCGGAACTTCGCCCTTTTCAGCCTGGTTGTCATCTTCGGGCTGCAAGGGACGATCATGTGGATTGTCTCCCTTCCCTTGCAGGTCATCCCAACGCTCGACGCGAGCTTCACGACGCTCACGCCCATTGGCCTGCTGCTGTGGCTGGTCGGCGTCAGTTTTGAGGCCATCGGCGACTATCAGCTTGCCCGCTTCAAGAGCAATCCCCAGAACCTAGGCAAGGTGTTGGATCAAGGGCTGTGGCATTACACGCGGCATCCCAACTATTTCGGCGACTTTCTCGTCTGGTGTGGTTACTACGTGCTGGCGATCTCGTTCGATGCGTCGGCCTGGTGGACGATCATTGGCCCGGCACTGATGACCTTCTGCTTGCTGTGGTTCTCTGGTGTAGCCCATCTTGAGAAACGCATCCAAACGCGTCGGCCCGAGTACGCCGACTATATCCGGCGAACGAGTAGTTTCTTTCCGTGGCCACCGGCGCCGAAAGAAGAAACCAACAGCTACTCGTCCCATTCCCACTCCGCTACGTCTTAG
- a CDS encoding DUF885 domain-containing protein produces MSLLRLVAVALVALVALPDSLFAQENSAAEQLHQLFAEDWEWRLNNYPTMGTSIGDPRGNDKWTDYSQAAIDERNKHPHQLLKKLQEIDASQLTGQDLLSYELFEYNVRRQIEGQKYPTERFAIDQLGGPQFDLAYTAEQMPFKTVKDYENYIARLNSYPKYLEQNTALLRKGIETRWVQPPGPLRSIPKQISGQVLADATDSPLFKPFNDFPDSISEEEQDRLTKLGKAAIASSVFPAMLKLKTFIEDEYLPQGAEIIGAAALPDGRDYYAYKCRNSTTTDLTPQEIHEIGMSEVKRIRGEMEKVIRESGFEGSFEEFIHFLKTDPQFYYTEADDLLIGYRDIAKRVDAELPKLFVELPRLPYGVRAFPDYEAPNQTSARYYPGSAEAARAGFFMANTYALDSRPKYEMEALTLHEACPGHHLQIARAQELTDLPKFRREGHYTAFVEGWALYAESLGEEMGFYQTPYDKFGQLTFEMWRACRLVVDTGMHNMGWSRAQAIKFFKENSGKSDLEVAVEIDRYIVWPGQALAYKIGELKIKELRAKAEQQLGDDFDLRKFHNAVLDNGAIPLPVLERLIDRWIAEQKTAKAS; encoded by the coding sequence ATGTCGCTGCTTCGCTTGGTCGCCGTCGCGTTGGTCGCCCTGGTTGCGCTCCCTGATTCCCTTTTCGCCCAGGAGAACTCGGCGGCCGAACAGCTTCATCAGCTGTTTGCCGAAGACTGGGAGTGGCGACTGAATAACTACCCCACGATGGGTACGTCGATCGGTGACCCGCGCGGTAACGACAAATGGACCGACTATTCCCAGGCCGCGATCGACGAGCGGAACAAGCACCCGCACCAGCTTCTGAAGAAACTGCAGGAGATTGACGCCAGTCAGCTGACCGGGCAAGACCTGCTGTCGTACGAGCTGTTCGAATACAACGTTCGCCGCCAGATTGAAGGGCAGAAGTATCCGACCGAGCGTTTCGCGATCGATCAGTTGGGCGGTCCTCAGTTCGACCTGGCCTACACGGCCGAACAAATGCCGTTCAAAACGGTAAAGGACTACGAGAACTACATCGCCCGGCTCAACAGCTACCCCAAGTACCTGGAGCAAAACACGGCGCTGCTGCGAAAGGGAATTGAAACGCGTTGGGTGCAGCCGCCTGGGCCGCTGCGTAGTATCCCCAAACAGATCAGCGGCCAGGTCTTGGCCGACGCAACCGACAGTCCCTTGTTCAAGCCGTTCAACGACTTTCCGGATTCGATTTCCGAGGAAGAACAAGACCGACTGACGAAGCTCGGCAAAGCAGCAATCGCCAGCAGCGTCTTCCCGGCCATGCTGAAGCTGAAGACGTTCATCGAAGACGAATACCTACCCCAGGGCGCTGAGATCATCGGCGCCGCTGCGCTGCCCGATGGCCGGGATTACTACGCCTACAAGTGCCGCAACTCGACGACTACCGATCTGACGCCGCAAGAGATCCACGAGATCGGCATGAGCGAGGTAAAGCGGATCCGTGGCGAAATGGAAAAGGTAATTCGCGAGTCTGGCTTCGAGGGAAGCTTTGAAGAGTTCATCCACTTCCTCAAGACCGACCCGCAGTTCTATTACACTGAAGCAGACGACCTGCTGATCGGGTATCGCGACATCGCCAAGCGCGTCGATGCCGAGCTGCCGAAGCTGTTCGTCGAACTGCCGCGTCTGCCTTACGGCGTCCGGGCATTCCCTGATTATGAAGCCCCGAACCAGACGTCGGCTCGCTACTACCCAGGCTCAGCGGAAGCTGCCCGAGCGGGGTTCTTCATGGCCAATACCTACGCGCTCGATAGCCGACCGAAGTACGAGATGGAAGCCCTCACGCTGCACGAAGCCTGCCCTGGCCATCACCTGCAGATTGCCCGAGCCCAAGAGCTGACCGACCTTCCCAAGTTCCGCCGCGAGGGACACTACACGGCATTCGTCGAAGGATGGGCGCTGTATGCGGAGTCGCTCGGCGAAGAGATGGGCTTCTACCAGACTCCGTACGACAAGTTCGGCCAGCTGACCTTCGAGATGTGGCGGGCCTGCCGGCTGGTCGTCGATACCGGCATGCACAACATGGGCTGGAGCCGCGCGCAAGCGATCAAGTTTTTCAAGGAAAACAGCGGCAAGAGCGACCTGGAAGTCGCCGTCGAAATCGACCGCTATATCGTCTGGCCCGGTCAGGCATTGGCCTACAAGATCGGCGAACTGAAGATCAAAGAGCTGCGAGCCAAGGCCGAGCAGCAGCTGGGAGATGACTTCGATCTGCGTAAGTTCCATAACGCCGTTCTGGACAACGGGGCGATTCCGCTGCCGGTTCTCGAGCGTCTGATCGACCGCTGGATTGCCGAGCAAAAAACAGCGAAAGCGAGTTAA
- a CDS encoding NAD(P)/FAD-dependent oxidoreductase has protein sequence MNRQRIAVIGGGISGNLAARLLHNDHDITLFEAASYPGGHSNTVTCLIDDHSYDVDTGFMVFNDRTYPNFCRLLDMLEVDAQDSDMSFSVRCEKTDLEYQGSSLRGLFPSWKNIISLNYWNMLRDILRFNRLGTEAVQQSTIGEGETMGQFLDRCRVGTMFREKYLLPMAAAIWSAEPQQILDFPAQFFLGFCDNHGLMAIRNRPQWKTIIGGSKQYVRKLIEPLGDRVRLNSPVKRVLRDGERVTVITKDDQAEKFDQVIFATHADQTLKMLDQPTEQEREILGHFPYQPNDAVLHTDTRLLPKHRHAWASWNYLLPDNHRSTTASVTYDLSRLQNVPSPTPILLSLNITDRIDPDKILQQISYDHPAFNRHSYSAQKRLPEIQGQRQTYFCGAWCGYGFHEDGVKSALAVAAYFGKNLDECTVACTKERSPTHAMGPSSISLTTA, from the coding sequence ATGAATCGTCAACGGATCGCAGTCATCGGGGGTGGTATCAGCGGCAATCTGGCTGCTCGCCTGCTGCATAACGATCATGACATTACGCTATTCGAGGCCGCCAGCTATCCAGGCGGGCACAGTAATACGGTCACTTGCCTGATCGACGACCATTCCTATGACGTCGATACCGGGTTCATGGTCTTCAATGACCGAACCTATCCTAATTTCTGTCGCCTGCTGGATATGCTGGAGGTCGATGCTCAAGACAGTGATATGAGCTTCAGCGTTCGCTGTGAAAAGACGGACCTCGAATACCAAGGCAGTAGTCTCCGCGGGCTGTTTCCCAGTTGGAAGAACATAATCTCGCTCAACTACTGGAATATGCTGCGGGACATCTTGCGGTTCAATCGCCTGGGGACTGAAGCCGTCCAGCAGTCCACGATCGGCGAAGGGGAAACGATGGGCCAGTTTCTCGATCGCTGTCGTGTCGGCACGATGTTTCGGGAAAAGTACCTCCTGCCGATGGCCGCCGCGATCTGGTCGGCCGAGCCGCAGCAAATCCTCGACTTCCCGGCCCAGTTCTTCCTCGGCTTCTGCGACAACCACGGCCTGATGGCCATCAGGAATCGCCCCCAGTGGAAAACGATCATCGGCGGATCGAAGCAGTACGTCCGGAAGCTCATCGAGCCGCTAGGAGATCGCGTCCGCTTGAACTCGCCGGTCAAACGCGTTCTACGTGACGGTGAGCGAGTGACTGTGATCACCAAGGACGATCAGGCGGAAAAGTTCGACCAGGTGATCTTCGCCACGCATGCCGACCAAACGCTGAAGATGCTCGACCAGCCCACCGAGCAGGAACGAGAGATCCTCGGTCACTTCCCCTATCAACCAAACGACGCCGTCCTGCATACCGACACGCGGCTGCTGCCCAAGCACCGTCACGCGTGGGCCAGTTGGAACTACCTGCTGCCTGATAACCATCGGTCGACCACGGCCAGCGTGACCTACGACCTTTCTCGCTTGCAGAACGTCCCTTCGCCAACGCCAATCCTGTTGAGCTTGAACATCACCGACCGGATTGATCCCGACAAAATCCTGCAGCAGATCAGCTACGATCACCCCGCGTTCAACCGTCACTCGTATTCCGCCCAGAAGCGTCTGCCGGAAATTCAGGGTCAGCGGCAAACGTACTTCTGTGGTGCCTGGTGTGGATATGGTTTCCACGAGGATGGTGTGAAGAGTGCCTTGGCCGTTGCCGCTTACTTTGGAAAGAACTTGGACGAATGCACAGTTGCTTGTACGAAGGAACGGTCTCCCACACACGCTATGGGCCCGTCAAGCATCAGTTTGACTACCGCCTAA